GCAACCTTGGGCATGAGCCTTGAGGAGCTTAAGGAAGAGATAAGGAGGGACATGGCCGTAGGCGCCTGGCTGGACAGCGTCTCTGACTCCACAAACGAAGAGGTGGAACGGTTTTACGAAAACCATGTGGCCGGAAGGGTGAAGCCCGCAATGGTACGGTTCCGCCACATATACATCACGAAGAACGACTCGTTCCCGGAAAACCGGCGCGAGGCGGCGATTGAACGGATGCTGGATATAGGGAACTCCAGCCTCCCTTTCGAGGAACTGGCGGAGATGTACAGCGAATGCCCTTCGGCGTTAAATGGCGGGGAGATGGGCTGGGTTACGGCCAAACATCTAAAGCCGGAACTGGCGGAACTCTTATTTTCCATGGAACCCATGGAGGAGCCCAGGATGGTGGAAACCGGTGATGGTTTCCATCTGGCCCAGCTTCTGGAAATCAGCCCCGTCAGGCCGTTGACCAGGGAAG
This DNA window, taken from Nitrospinota bacterium, encodes the following:
- a CDS encoding peptidylprolyl isomerase gives rise to the protein MADRALAYFRGAPVCARHVRYQLYLAGESGMPAAIRQFAIQSGILTLAGELGIEVDETGVMARLSEMRAGVEIDILLATLGMSLEELKEEIRRDMAVGAWLDSVSDSTNEEVERFYENHVAGRVKPAMVRFRHIYITKNDSFPENRREAAIERMLDIGNSSLPFEELAEMYSECPSALNGGEMGWVTAKHLKPELAELLFSMEPMEEPRMVETGDGFHLAQLLEISPVRPLTREEGLEMAEKALKSGKRTVSLDHVLKLVSNDLVFVDEAMVSSARALEARE